A region from the Treponema pallidum subsp. pallidum str. Nichols genome encodes:
- the secG gene encoding preprotein translocase subunit SecG produces MAVLSVMILSLLVVVCLLVVTLVLLQTEEGDGLGGMFSGGSRSAFGSRSASVLTKTSYVMVGLFFGLTFFLALLNRAPDDTGLQKAAQQKQAETAVEWWKHPPKEGAGAPTSPESTGPAAGNSSGSGVAVPPSPEVRE; encoded by the coding sequence ATGGCTGTGCTGAGCGTTATGATACTCTCACTCCTGGTGGTGGTTTGCCTTCTGGTGGTCACGCTAGTGCTCTTGCAGACTGAAGAGGGAGATGGGCTTGGTGGCATGTTTTCGGGCGGTTCGCGTTCTGCCTTTGGTTCGCGCTCCGCTTCGGTCCTCACGAAGACTTCCTACGTTATGGTAGGGCTCTTTTTTGGTTTGACTTTCTTTCTCGCGTTGTTGAACCGGGCTCCGGACGACACGGGCTTGCAGAAAGCGGCGCAGCAGAAGCAAGCCGAGACGGCTGTGGAGTGGTGGAAGCACCCTCCGAAGGAAGGTGCTGGTGCTCCAACGTCTCCTGAGTCTACTGGTCCTGCCGCAGGGAATTCCTCGGGCTCTGGGGTAGCGGTTCCTCCGTCCCCTGAGGTACGGGAGTAG
- the tpiA gene encoding triose-phosphate isomerase, whose translation MRGYFIAGNWKMHKTCAEAVALAQELVRELRGGPHTYMIAPSFTALDAVGKVLRGSNVLLGAQDVSSEEWGAHTGEVSVLQLEDLGVQVVIVGHSERRHGRGENDKLINQKVRRVLESGLRVILCVGERLQEYEAGCTNEVVGTQVRAGMADVCGSLMHNVTVAYEPVWAIGTGKTATPAQANAVHAHIRSVVREMYGAAIAEALCIQYGGSMKAENARALLAEEHIDGGLIGGASLEAASFVPIARSV comes from the coding sequence ATGCGCGGCTATTTTATCGCGGGGAATTGGAAGATGCATAAAACGTGTGCGGAGGCGGTGGCGCTTGCGCAGGAACTCGTGCGGGAATTACGGGGTGGTCCGCACACATACATGATTGCGCCGAGTTTTACCGCTTTAGACGCGGTGGGGAAGGTGCTACGGGGAAGTAACGTACTTCTTGGCGCGCAGGACGTGAGTAGTGAAGAGTGGGGGGCGCATACTGGAGAGGTATCCGTCCTTCAACTCGAAGACCTGGGGGTACAGGTAGTCATCGTGGGGCATTCCGAACGGCGTCATGGGCGTGGGGAGAATGATAAGCTTATCAATCAAAAGGTCAGACGCGTGTTAGAAAGCGGTTTGCGCGTCATCTTATGCGTCGGCGAACGACTCCAAGAGTATGAAGCGGGGTGTACCAACGAGGTAGTGGGAACTCAAGTGCGCGCAGGGATGGCAGACGTGTGTGGGTCACTCATGCATAATGTAACTGTTGCGTATGAGCCTGTGTGGGCAATTGGTACGGGTAAGACTGCCACTCCGGCACAGGCGAATGCGGTTCATGCTCATATTCGGTCAGTAGTCCGCGAGATGTACGGCGCGGCTATCGCAGAGGCACTGTGTATTCAATACGGCGGATCCATGAAAGCGGAGAACGCGCGGGCACTGTTGGCTGAAGAGCACATTGACGGGGGACTCATTGGCGGTGCTTCGCTGGAGGCTGCGTCTTTTGTTCCTATCGCGCGCAGCGTGTAG
- a CDS encoding phosphoglycerate kinase, with protein sequence MMLRTCKDVTMRGERVVVRVDFNVPMRDGMVQDDTRVTAAVPTLRYIIEQGPRHVVLISHLGDPTRDADKAEGNAKKDGCPFDRHAFINGKHRLKPVADCLAKKLGVPVHFAPSCVGQREFIEGLPDGSVVLLENVRFHPEETSGDAKVQEQFARELAQYGDIFVNDAFGTAHREHASTVVLPRLMRRRVAGLLIEREVRYLEPMVCNPKVPMVAVVGGAKVSSKIAVLESLLRTSTALIIGGGMAYTFLKAQGVGVGTSLVEDDFIDTARMLLQKAQSGGVSVVLPVDHVCASTFCADAQPVAVDDVHIPMHLMGMDVGPRTLEQYRAHLKGVSSVLWNGPVGVFEFDAFAHGTRVLAQLIAEATDAGATSVVGGGDSIAAVSKFGLASRMSHVSTGGGASLKLFEGKVLPGISCLET encoded by the coding sequence ATGATGCTGAGAACTTGTAAAGATGTCACAATGCGAGGTGAGCGTGTTGTCGTGCGTGTTGATTTTAACGTACCGATGCGTGATGGTATGGTGCAAGACGACACGCGCGTCACTGCAGCAGTTCCTACTCTGCGGTACATCATCGAGCAGGGGCCGCGACACGTAGTGCTCATTAGCCATCTTGGAGACCCTACCCGTGATGCGGATAAAGCAGAGGGGAACGCTAAGAAAGATGGTTGTCCCTTTGACCGCCACGCATTCATTAACGGCAAACACCGGCTTAAGCCGGTTGCGGACTGCCTTGCAAAGAAGTTGGGGGTGCCGGTGCATTTTGCGCCTTCCTGCGTCGGGCAGCGTGAATTTATTGAAGGGCTGCCCGACGGTTCGGTAGTGCTTTTGGAGAATGTGCGCTTTCACCCCGAGGAAACATCTGGTGATGCGAAGGTGCAGGAGCAATTTGCGCGGGAGCTTGCCCAGTATGGGGACATTTTTGTTAATGATGCGTTCGGCACTGCGCACCGTGAACATGCATCTACGGTGGTACTCCCGAGACTTATGCGTCGCAGAGTGGCCGGTCTTTTGATAGAGCGGGAAGTGAGGTACCTGGAACCTATGGTATGCAACCCGAAGGTGCCAATGGTGGCGGTTGTCGGTGGTGCCAAGGTATCTTCTAAGATAGCAGTCTTGGAGAGTCTGCTTCGAACATCGACGGCGCTTATCATCGGGGGAGGGATGGCATACACCTTTTTGAAAGCGCAAGGTGTGGGTGTAGGTACCTCCCTAGTGGAGGATGACTTTATCGACACTGCACGTATGCTGTTGCAAAAGGCTCAAAGCGGTGGTGTGTCGGTGGTATTGCCGGTCGATCACGTATGTGCGTCCACGTTCTGTGCGGATGCGCAGCCGGTTGCGGTGGACGATGTGCATATTCCTATGCACTTGATGGGTATGGATGTTGGTCCGCGTACGCTTGAGCAGTATCGTGCGCATTTAAAGGGAGTGAGCTCCGTGTTGTGGAATGGTCCGGTAGGGGTTTTTGAGTTCGATGCCTTTGCACACGGTACACGGGTGCTTGCGCAGTTGATAGCAGAGGCGACGGATGCGGGTGCTACGTCGGTAGTTGGTGGAGGAGACTCTATTGCAGCAGTCAGCAAGTTTGGGCTTGCAAGTCGCATGAGCCATGTATCTACGGGGGGTGGCGCATCGCTGAAGCTCTTTGAGGGTAAAGTTTTACCGGGCATTTCGTGTCTTGAAACATAG